One window of the Lytechinus pictus isolate F3 Inbred chromosome 5, Lp3.0, whole genome shotgun sequence genome contains the following:
- the LOC129260135 gene encoding WD repeat-containing protein 55-like has product MSSEDQDISGDSDLESEKKSSLDEGEDEMENQAEPSTSNGTNFKNPDASAKGDESSEASGDDDDDDDSDDSDDSDESDDGDEERDDENRFLPEVKLPKTITCDESVMSLKFHPKGNMLAAGLMDGSITLYSYSAEEPNEELMFEEVHKKACRAIAFSEDGKSIFSVSKDKSVSKLDVATASVELSLEMAHEAPIYCLAVVDENLVATGDDDGHLKVWDLRTQKAIMEMKENEEFISSLVVGKDKKILLATRVTNISANIILRMIFQ; this is encoded by the exons ATGTCTTCAGAAGATCAAGACATCTCGGGAGACTCCGACTTGGAATCAGAAAAGAAGTCTTCTTTGGACGAGGGTGAGGATGAGATGGAGAACCAGGCTGAGCCGTCAACTTCCAATGGAACA aaTTTCAAAAATCCAGATGCATCTGCAAAAGGAGATGAATCTAGTGAAGCcagcggtgatgatgatgatgatgatgacagtgacgACAGTGACGACAGTGATGAgagtgatgatggagatgaagaAAGGGATGATGAAAACAGATTTTTACCTGAG GTCAAATTGCCAAAGACAATAACGTGTGATGAGAGTGTGATGTCCCTAAAATTTCACCCCAAGGGTAACATGTTAGCTGCTGGACTTATGGATGGCTCGATCACATT GTATTCTTACTCAGCAGAAGAACCCAACGAGGAGCTGATGTTTGAAGAAGTCCACAAGAAAGCTTGCCGGGCCATTGCCTTCTCAGAAGATGGGAAAT CCATCTTTTCTGTCTCCAAGGACAAGTCAGTAAGCAAGCTTGACGTAGCCACTGCTTCTGTAGAGCTGAGTTTGGAGATGGCCCATGAAGCTCCCATATACTGCTTGGCTGTGGTAGATGAGAACCTGGTCGCTACTGGCGATGATGACGGACATTTGAAG GTTTGGGATCTCCGGACACAAAAAGCCATCATGgagatgaaagaaaatgaagaatttatcaGTAGTCTGGTCGTTGGCAAGGACAAAAAGATACTCCTCGCAACAAG